The Alosa sapidissima isolate fAloSap1 chromosome 6, fAloSap1.pri, whole genome shotgun sequence genome window below encodes:
- the LOC121711274 gene encoding interferon-induced GTP-binding protein Mx1-like isoform X4, whose protein sequence is MEGVLHSHFREQVHPYLELIDSLRLMGIDKDLSLPAIAVIGDQSSGKSSVLEALSGVALPRGSGIVTRCPLMLRLRKVMGLSEWKGTISYKNETKDIKDPAKVGDYVVKAQNELAGNGVGICDELISLEIMSPEVCDLTLIDLPGIARVPVKGQPHDIGDQIKRLIHRFIANEETINLVVVPCNVDIATTEALRMAQEVDPDGKRTLAILTKPDLVDCGTEKNILDIVDNRVIPLSKGYIVVKCRGQQQIQDGIPLAEATRMERDFFSQHKYFRRLLDEGKATTQCLTIKLTQDLVGCIKNFLPTLSEQIKKELCNLRELLSQYPVGPPIDAQKRRLFLTRLLIEFNNKINRLIEGKVVTKENLFALLRKHYQKWKHELERSKTPFCEKVQNVVKEYDLKHRGKELPGFSNYDVFETVTQDAVAKLQNDALQTLREIRGIVEKQFNEVSKSCFRNYPFLECITTNKINKIQSKQEAKMEKRIQEQFEMEKLIYTQDGNFFKTIKTIDDFVPPPSPQQNVSVEENLSKTPQTPSKRGRSPCRKSAKRPRHSDQDKPVVDLPSMTDMDANPISLQATISLEASAISSEAMSMYPKMLHSYYEIMIQRQADQIPMLIQYFLLKKSAEMLCTEMLSLTDGVDVDKALSEVSDSTRRRKDLQGRVERLSEAQDKLSHFL, encoded by the exons GTATTGTGACTCGGTGCCCACTGATGCTGAGGTTGAGGAAGGTCATGGGATTGTCAGAGTGGAAGGGCACCATCTCCTACAAAAATGAGACTAAAGACATCAAAGACCCCGCTAAGGTTGGGGATTATGTCGTCAAAG CCCAGAATGAGCTGGCTGGAAATGGTGTTGGGATTTGTGACGAGCTGATCAGTCTGGAGATCATGTCTCCTGAGGTGTGTGACCTCACTTTGATTGATTTACCCGGTATTGCCCGGGTGCCTGTTAAAGGACAACCTCATGACATTGGAGACCAG atTAAAAGGCTCATTCACAGGTTCATTGCAAATGAAGAAACCATCAACTTGGTGGTGGTCCCATGCAATGTTGACATAGCAACAACTGAAGCTCTAAGAATGGCTCAGGAAGTTGATCCAGATGGGAAAAGAACTTTGG CTATTTTGACTAAGCCAGACCTTGTAGATTGTGGCACAGAAAAGAACATTTTGGATATTGTTGATAATCGGGTCATTCCGCTGAGCAAAGGCTACATAGTTGTGAAATGCCGTGGTCAGCAACAAATTCAGGATGGGATTCCTCTAGCCGAGGCCaccaggatggagagagatttCTTCAGCCAACACAAGTACTTCAG gcgtcttcttgatgaAGGAAAAGCCACAACCCAGTGCCTTACCATCAAACTGACCCAAGACCTGGTGGGCTGCATCAAA aACTTTCTGCCAACACTGTCGGAGCAAATTAAAAAGGAGCTGTGCAACTTAAGGGAACTGTTGAGTCAGTATCCAGTGGGTCCTCCCATTGATGCCCAAAAAAGAAGACTCTTCCTTACTCGT CTGCTGATTGAGTTCAACAACAAGATCAACCGATTAATAGAGGGTAAAGTTGTCACTAAGGAAAACCTTTTTGCGCTTCTTCGGAAGCATTATCAGAAATGGAAACATGAACTTGAGCGCAGTAAAACTCCAT TTTGTGAAAAGGTACAGAATGTGGTGAAGGAATATGACCTGAAGCACAGGGGAAAAGAGCTGCCTGGTTTCAGTAACTATGATGTGTTTGAAACGGTCACACAGGATGCGGTGGCGAAACTACAGAATGATGCACTACAAACTTTGAGAGAAATCAGAG GAATAGTTGAGAAGCAATTCAATGAGGTCTCCAAATCCTGCTTCAGAAACTACCCTTTCCTGGAGTGTATCACAACA aacaaaataaacaaaatccaGTCGAAACAGGAGGCCAAAATGGAGAAAAGAATCCAGGAGCAGTTTGAGATGGAGAAACTGATCTATACTCAGGATGGCAACTTCTTCAAGACCATCAAGACTATAGATGATTTTGTACCGCCACCTTCACCTCAACAGAATGTTAGTGTTGAAGAAAATCTCAGCAAAACACCACAAACTCCATCCAAAAGAGGCAGATCCCCGTGCCGCAAGTCTGCTAAGCGCCCTCGACACTCTGACCAGGACAAGCCAGTGGTGGATCTACCAAGCATGACTGACATGGATGCTAACCCAATTAGCCTG CAGGCCACAATCTCTCTGGAGGCATCTGCTATTAGTTCTGAAGCCATGAGCATGTACCCTAAAATGTTACATTCATACTATGAG ATAATGATTCAGCGTCAGGCGGACCAGATCCCCATGCTGATCCAGTACTTCCTTTTGAAGAAGTCAGCGGAGATGTTGTGCACTGAGATGTTAAGTCTCACTGATGGGGTGGACGTGGACAAAGCCTTGTCCGAGGTCTCGGACAGCACCCGCCGCCGCAAGGACTTGCAGGGCCGCGTTGAACGTCTCAGCGAGGCGCAGGACAAACTCAGCCATTTCCTCTAA
- the LOC121711274 gene encoding interferon-induced GTP-binding protein Mx-like isoform X3 yields the protein MCPIKKKMRYCCNPFGKLHLIKPTLAVPRKCNSSLRTVTCLLHSGQEFFAALLSEMVLSEEALFPSGIVTRCPLMLRLRKVMGLSEWKGTISYKNETKDIKDPAKVGDYVVKAQNELAGNGVGICDELISLEIMSPEVCDLTLIDLPGIARVPVKGQPHDIGDQIKRLIHRFIANEETINLVVVPCNVDIATTEALRMAQEVDPDGKRTLAILTKPDLVDCGTEKNILDIVDNRVIPLSKGYIVVKCRGQQQIQDGIPLAEATRMERDFFSQHKYFRRLLDEGKATTQCLTIKLTQDLVGCIKNFLPTLSEQIKKELCNLRELLSQYPVGPPIDAQKRRLFLTRLLIEFNNKINRLIEGKVVTKENLFALLRKHYQKWKHELERSKTPFCEKVQNVVKEYDLKHRGKELPGFSNYDVFETVTQDAVAKLQNDALQTLREIRGIVEKQFNEVSKSCFRNYPFLECITTNKINKIQSKQEAKMEKRIQEQFEMEKLIYTQDGNFFKTIKTIDDFVPPPSPQQNVSVEENLSKTPQTPSKRGRSPCRKSAKRPRHSDQDKPVVDLPSMTDMDANPISLQATISLEASAISSEAMSMYPKMLHSYYEIMIQRQADQIPMLIQYFLLKKSAEMLCTEMLSLTDGVDVDKALSEVSDSTRRRKDLQGRVERLSEAQDKLSHFL from the exons aTGTGcccgataaaaaaaaaaatgaggtaCTGTTGCAATCCTTTTGGCAAACTGcacctgatcaaacccactcttgcagttcctcggaaatGCAATTCTAGTTTACGAACTGTCACTTGTTTATTACATAGTGGACAGGAATTTTTTGCTGCACTTTTATCAGAAATGGTTCTATCAGAGGAGGCTCTGTTCCCCTCAGGTATTGTGACTCGGTGCCCACTGATGCTGAGGTTGAGGAAGGTCATGGGATTGTCAGAGTGGAAGGGCACCATCTCCTACAAAAATGAGACTAAAGACATCAAAGACCCCGCTAAGGTTGGGGATTATGTCGTCAAAG CCCAGAATGAGCTGGCTGGAAATGGTGTTGGGATTTGTGACGAGCTGATCAGTCTGGAGATCATGTCTCCTGAGGTGTGTGACCTCACTTTGATTGATTTACCCGGTATTGCCCGGGTGCCTGTTAAAGGACAACCTCATGACATTGGAGACCAG atTAAAAGGCTCATTCACAGGTTCATTGCAAATGAAGAAACCATCAACTTGGTGGTGGTCCCATGCAATGTTGACATAGCAACAACTGAAGCTCTAAGAATGGCTCAGGAAGTTGATCCAGATGGGAAAAGAACTTTGG CTATTTTGACTAAGCCAGACCTTGTAGATTGTGGCACAGAAAAGAACATTTTGGATATTGTTGATAATCGGGTCATTCCGCTGAGCAAAGGCTACATAGTTGTGAAATGCCGTGGTCAGCAACAAATTCAGGATGGGATTCCTCTAGCCGAGGCCaccaggatggagagagatttCTTCAGCCAACACAAGTACTTCAG gcgtcttcttgatgaAGGAAAAGCCACAACCCAGTGCCTTACCATCAAACTGACCCAAGACCTGGTGGGCTGCATCAAA aACTTTCTGCCAACACTGTCGGAGCAAATTAAAAAGGAGCTGTGCAACTTAAGGGAACTGTTGAGTCAGTATCCAGTGGGTCCTCCCATTGATGCCCAAAAAAGAAGACTCTTCCTTACTCGT CTGCTGATTGAGTTCAACAACAAGATCAACCGATTAATAGAGGGTAAAGTTGTCACTAAGGAAAACCTTTTTGCGCTTCTTCGGAAGCATTATCAGAAATGGAAACATGAACTTGAGCGCAGTAAAACTCCAT TTTGTGAAAAGGTACAGAATGTGGTGAAGGAATATGACCTGAAGCACAGGGGAAAAGAGCTGCCTGGTTTCAGTAACTATGATGTGTTTGAAACGGTCACACAGGATGCGGTGGCGAAACTACAGAATGATGCACTACAAACTTTGAGAGAAATCAGAG GAATAGTTGAGAAGCAATTCAATGAGGTCTCCAAATCCTGCTTCAGAAACTACCCTTTCCTGGAGTGTATCACAACA aacaaaataaacaaaatccaGTCGAAACAGGAGGCCAAAATGGAGAAAAGAATCCAGGAGCAGTTTGAGATGGAGAAACTGATCTATACTCAGGATGGCAACTTCTTCAAGACCATCAAGACTATAGATGATTTTGTACCGCCACCTTCACCTCAACAGAATGTTAGTGTTGAAGAAAATCTCAGCAAAACACCACAAACTCCATCCAAAAGAGGCAGATCCCCGTGCCGCAAGTCTGCTAAGCGCCCTCGACACTCTGACCAGGACAAGCCAGTGGTGGATCTACCAAGCATGACTGACATGGATGCTAACCCAATTAGCCTG CAGGCCACAATCTCTCTGGAGGCATCTGCTATTAGTTCTGAAGCCATGAGCATGTACCCTAAAATGTTACATTCATACTATGAG ATAATGATTCAGCGTCAGGCGGACCAGATCCCCATGCTGATCCAGTACTTCCTTTTGAAGAAGTCAGCGGAGATGTTGTGCACTGAGATGTTAAGTCTCACTGATGGGGTGGACGTGGACAAAGCCTTGTCCGAGGTCTCGGACAGCACCCGCCGCCGCAAGGACTTGCAGGGCCGCGTTGAACGTCTCAGCGAGGCGCAGGACAAACTCAGCCATTTCCTCTAA
- the LOC121711274 gene encoding interferon-induced GTP-binding protein Mx-like isoform X6, which translates to MLRLRKVMGLSEWKGTISYKNETKDIKDPAKVGDYVVKAQNELAGNGVGICDELISLEIMSPEVCDLTLIDLPGIARVPVKGQPHDIGDQIKRLIHRFIANEETINLVVVPCNVDIATTEALRMAQEVDPDGKRTLAILTKPDLVDCGTEKNILDIVDNRVIPLSKGYIVVKCRGQQQIQDGIPLAEATRMERDFFSQHKYFRRLLDEGKATTQCLTIKLTQDLVGCIKNFLPTLSEQIKKELCNLRELLSQYPVGPPIDAQKRRLFLTRLLIEFNNKINRLIEGKVVTKENLFALLRKHYQKWKHELERSKTPFCEKVQNVVKEYDLKHRGKELPGFSNYDVFETVTQDAVAKLQNDALQTLREIRGIVEKQFNEVSKSCFRNYPFLECITTNKINKIQSKQEAKMEKRIQEQFEMEKLIYTQDGNFFKTIKTIDDFVPPPSPQQNVSVEENLSKTPQTPSKRGRSPCRKSAKRPRHSDQDKPVVDLPSMTDMDANPISLQATISLEASAISSEAMSMYPKMLHSYYEIMIQRQADQIPMLIQYFLLKKSAEMLCTEMLSLTDGVDVDKALSEVSDSTRRRKDLQGRVERLSEAQDKLSHFL; encoded by the exons ATGCTGAGGTTGAGGAAGGTCATGGGATTGTCAGAGTGGAAGGGCACCATCTCCTACAAAAATGAGACTAAAGACATCAAAGACCCCGCTAAGGTTGGGGATTATGTCGTCAAAG CCCAGAATGAGCTGGCTGGAAATGGTGTTGGGATTTGTGACGAGCTGATCAGTCTGGAGATCATGTCTCCTGAGGTGTGTGACCTCACTTTGATTGATTTACCCGGTATTGCCCGGGTGCCTGTTAAAGGACAACCTCATGACATTGGAGACCAG atTAAAAGGCTCATTCACAGGTTCATTGCAAATGAAGAAACCATCAACTTGGTGGTGGTCCCATGCAATGTTGACATAGCAACAACTGAAGCTCTAAGAATGGCTCAGGAAGTTGATCCAGATGGGAAAAGAACTTTGG CTATTTTGACTAAGCCAGACCTTGTAGATTGTGGCACAGAAAAGAACATTTTGGATATTGTTGATAATCGGGTCATTCCGCTGAGCAAAGGCTACATAGTTGTGAAATGCCGTGGTCAGCAACAAATTCAGGATGGGATTCCTCTAGCCGAGGCCaccaggatggagagagatttCTTCAGCCAACACAAGTACTTCAG gcgtcttcttgatgaAGGAAAAGCCACAACCCAGTGCCTTACCATCAAACTGACCCAAGACCTGGTGGGCTGCATCAAA aACTTTCTGCCAACACTGTCGGAGCAAATTAAAAAGGAGCTGTGCAACTTAAGGGAACTGTTGAGTCAGTATCCAGTGGGTCCTCCCATTGATGCCCAAAAAAGAAGACTCTTCCTTACTCGT CTGCTGATTGAGTTCAACAACAAGATCAACCGATTAATAGAGGGTAAAGTTGTCACTAAGGAAAACCTTTTTGCGCTTCTTCGGAAGCATTATCAGAAATGGAAACATGAACTTGAGCGCAGTAAAACTCCAT TTTGTGAAAAGGTACAGAATGTGGTGAAGGAATATGACCTGAAGCACAGGGGAAAAGAGCTGCCTGGTTTCAGTAACTATGATGTGTTTGAAACGGTCACACAGGATGCGGTGGCGAAACTACAGAATGATGCACTACAAACTTTGAGAGAAATCAGAG GAATAGTTGAGAAGCAATTCAATGAGGTCTCCAAATCCTGCTTCAGAAACTACCCTTTCCTGGAGTGTATCACAACA aacaaaataaacaaaatccaGTCGAAACAGGAGGCCAAAATGGAGAAAAGAATCCAGGAGCAGTTTGAGATGGAGAAACTGATCTATACTCAGGATGGCAACTTCTTCAAGACCATCAAGACTATAGATGATTTTGTACCGCCACCTTCACCTCAACAGAATGTTAGTGTTGAAGAAAATCTCAGCAAAACACCACAAACTCCATCCAAAAGAGGCAGATCCCCGTGCCGCAAGTCTGCTAAGCGCCCTCGACACTCTGACCAGGACAAGCCAGTGGTGGATCTACCAAGCATGACTGACATGGATGCTAACCCAATTAGCCTG CAGGCCACAATCTCTCTGGAGGCATCTGCTATTAGTTCTGAAGCCATGAGCATGTACCCTAAAATGTTACATTCATACTATGAG ATAATGATTCAGCGTCAGGCGGACCAGATCCCCATGCTGATCCAGTACTTCCTTTTGAAGAAGTCAGCGGAGATGTTGTGCACTGAGATGTTAAGTCTCACTGATGGGGTGGACGTGGACAAAGCCTTGTCCGAGGTCTCGGACAGCACCCGCCGCCGCAAGGACTTGCAGGGCCGCGTTGAACGTCTCAGCGAGGCGCAGGACAAACTCAGCCATTTCCTCTAA